In Etheostoma cragini isolate CJK2018 chromosome 19, CSU_Ecrag_1.0, whole genome shotgun sequence, the genomic window ATTTGCATCCAATTAGGACAAAACTCCACGATGACTAGTGTTAATTTTAACAATCCAAAGCAACAAGCCAATGTCTCAATGGCCTTTACAATCTGTAGATCATACGACACTAAGTCCTCAGACCTTCAATTTGGACTGCTTTAACAGgggaaaatggaaaaagccTCAGGAAAAGAAACTGAGTATGAATCTCTCTCCCTGAACAGAGAGACATGCAACAGATgtgtgtaaattatagagcaaCATAATGAAAATACAGCATAGACGATCTGACGGTTTGAAAGGCGTTAACTAAGCTAATGATCCCttgtaataatgtaaataatatgttgatattgatatattgttGTTAAGTACAACACCAGGCATTTAGGAACTGTTCAATGATATGAACAGAAACAATCATTCTAAAATTGCTATTGTTTGACTTACTAACTTGTTTGATTTTCTAATTTGATAAGTATATGGTAATTACTTAATTGTATTCAATAACTGTGGGCTTTCCAGCCATATGGCAAGAATACCGTTTCAAtgtataaatattaaatgataTACATAGGATTACTCTTTTTTGTAATTGCTCCACAGAAGTAAACCGCCACCATGAGTACGGACGCGGAGATGGCCATTTATGGCAAAGCTGCTGTTTACCTTCGTAAGCCAGAAAGGGAGAGAATTGAGGCTCAAACTGCGCCATTTGATGCCAAGAGTGCCTGCTACGTGGCCGATGTCAAGGAGCTGTACTTGAAGGCAAAAATCATCAAGAAAGACGGTGGCAAAGTCACCGTTGAAGTCCTGGACACTAAGGAGGTTAGTATCATGAAGTCACTGTCAATGGGGAATTCAATATGATCAGTTCTCATTGTGTCCAATGTCCTTTTGCAGGAGAGGACAGTAAAAGAAGATGACGTCTATCCAATGAACCCTCCCAAGTATGACAAGATTGAAGACATGGCCATGATGACCCATCTCAATGAAGCCTCTGTGCTGTATAACCTCAAAGAGCGTTTTGCAGCATGGATGATCTACGTAAGAAAATCTGCCAAATGCAAAAAGAACTATTGTGAATTGCTAAACTTGTAGGAAACATAGCGTTAACTGTGGAATCTCTATGATCCCTTTCAGACCTACTCTGGGTTGTTCTGTGCCACTGTGAACCCCTACAAGTGGCTCCCAGTGTACGATTCTGAATGCGTAAGTGCCTATAGAGGCAAGAAGCGTATGGAGGCTCCACCCCacatcttctctgtctctgacaaCGCTTTTCAGTTCATGCTTACTGGTAAGTCATTACCAAAACAATGTAGAAATTATCAGTATAAAGGAGTTTTTCGTTGCAGTAAAAcagtaaattattttgttttaatttacagataggGAGAACCAATCTGTCTTGATCACGTAAGTttagtacatttacatttgtcaaCTTTGTTTGACAGTCTAATATCTTGATCAAATTCTGAAAAGTCTATGTCTATACCTAGTGGAGAATCTGGTGCTGGAAAGACTGTGAACACCAAGCGTGTCATCCAGTACTTTGCAACAATCTCAGTTGGTGGACCCAAGAGGGACGAATCAAAGGTATGTCACTGAATGATTACAATTCAGGGTTCTTGCTCTATAGAATATTTTACAAGGGGGAATTaattaacagaaaacattttctaactGTAATTCTAAACCTGGATTATAGGGGTCACTGGAGGATCAGATTATTGCAGCCAATCCCCTGCTGGAGGCCTATGGTAACGCCAAAACTATCAGGAATGACAACTCTTCTCGTTTTGTAAGTATGGAATAATGTCTACAAATGAAAGAGGTCTTGTTACAGATTGCCATAGTGGAGGGAAATAAAACATCCTTTGTTCCAAACAGGGTAAATTCATCAGAATCCATTTCGGCACAACTGGCAAACTGGCTAGTGCTGATATTGAGACATGtaagtaataataatcatataacATTCAAACAACTGGAATTGAGAATAGGTCTGACTGTTATTCATGAACAATGTTTAAAGATCTGCTGGAGAAATCAAGAGTGACATACCAGCTTTCTGATGAAAGAGGCTACCACATCTTCTTCCAGATGATGACCGGTCACATCCCTGCTATACTTGGTAAGAAGGTTGAGAGGATGCACATTGTTTAACCTGTTTTTatctgaaaaacacattctgaCGTGTTCACCCTTTATTAATCTCCAGAAATGGCCCTCATCACAACCAACCCCTACGACTTCCCCATGTGTAGCATGGGTCAGATCGCTGTGGCCAGCATTGATGACAAAGTTGAGCTGGAAGCAACTGATGTAAGTGATTTTtactttcaaatatttaaatatatcaacATCCAAACAGCTctttaaagtgcatttttctAAAGTGATTATGTTTGTGTGGACCTCTTTTGAACTCAGAATGCCATTGATATCCTGGGCTTCACTGGTGAAGAGAAGGTGAGCATCTACAGGATGACTGGTGCTGTGCTCCACCATGGTAACATGAAGTTCAAGCAGAAGCAGCGTGAGGAGCAGGCTGAGCCTGATGGCACAGAGGGTGAGTATTAAATGCCAGCGAATAGCACGGGGAAAACTAATACGGGTCTTTAAATCAAACTGGTTTCATATCATGATGGAAATCTTTGAACTATTTTCAGAGGCTGACAAGGTTGCTTACTTGCTGGGTCTGAACTCTGCTGACATGCTCAAGGCTCTGTGCTATCCCAGAGTGAAGGTTGGAAATGAGTATGTCACCAAGGGACAGACTGTACCTCAGGTAATTGAGATAAACTTGTATTACTTCTGTTTAACTTACATGTAGTACATGTGTAttcatattttgacttttttttaaattttggattcttttgtgtcatttaattcataagaaaaaaatattatttaaaataccAGTACTCCGTTGTTTTACAAGATGGTTGAtgattgattttaaacaaatgacatccttgtttttattcaggTAATGAACGCAGTGCCTGCCTTGGCCAAGTCGATCTATGAGAGGATGTTCTTGTGGATGGTCGTCCGTATCAACCAGAGTTTGGACACTAAACAAGCAAGACAGTTCTACATTGGTGTCCTGGATATTGCTGGCTTTGAAATCTTTGACGTAAgcttaatttcaaacaattCAGAGGCCAAGACCGTTCATGAAAGAATCCTTCTTATTGGACTGTGAAAGACTATGCTAATTATATGTTCCATCACAGTTCAACACCTTGGAACAGCTGTGCATCAACTTCACCAATGAAAAACTGCAACAGTTCTTCAACCACACTATGTTTGTCTTGGAGCAAGAGGAGTACAAGAAGGAGGGTATTATCTGGGATTTCATTGACTTTGGCATGGACTTGGCTGCTTGCATTGAGCTTATTGAAAAGGTAATCACTTAGTTTAGAAATTATATCTTATTGTCCAGAATTTGACTTCATGTATCACATAATGACATATGCCTTTACATCTTTTACAAGCCCATGGGAATCTTCTCCATCCTTGAAGAGGAGTGCATGTTCCCCAAGGCCACAGACACATCCTTTAAGAACAAGCTGTATGACCAGCATCTtggcaaaaacaaagcatttgagAAGCCTAAGCCTGCAAAGGGCAAGATTGAGGCCCACTTCTCCCTGGTACACTATGCTGGTACTGTGGACTACAATATCGCTGGCTGGCTGGACAAGAACAAGGATCCACTGAATGACTCTGTCATTCAGCTGTACCAGAAATCCCCAGTGAAACTGCTGGCTGTTCTGTATCCTCCCGTCGTTGAGGGTATGATAGTAACTACAgtacacaaaaataacatttaaggTTATACTGTAGTTTTTTAACTGTCGCACCAGCTTATGTAAATCATGTGTCACATTCtaacataaaatgtcaaattcctTTTAAAGAAACTGGTGGTGCAAAGAAGGGTGGCAAGAAGAAGGGCGGTTCCATGCAGACTGTGTCTTCACAGTTTAGGGTAAGGTTTGACATTGCTAACTTCTCATAAACAGTATCTCAATGTATACTGAAACTCAGTTTGTATATGCATGATATAACTCACCATGTTGGATCTACAGGAGAACTTGGGCAAGCTGATGACTAACTTAAGGAGCACCCATCCTCACTTTGTGCGCTGCCTGATTCCCAATGAGTCAAAGACTCCAGGTACACAGAAAACATAATGTCAATCTTCTTTGAAGAGTGATTTTTGTTGGTATTCTTTACTTAATTTTAGAGCCTAACTATTAATTCAAGTAAGTAATTAAgacatgtatgtatgtttttacaGGTCTGATGGAAAACTTCCTGGTCATCCACCAGCTCAGGTGTAACGGTGTGCTGGAGGGTATCAGAATCTGCAGGAAAGGTTTCCCCAGCAGAATTCTCTATGCTGACTTCAAGCAGAGGTATCAATGGatactttttttgctttttgataGATTGTTCAAAAAAATGCTCATACTGACCATTAACTCATACAAAGGTACAAGGTGCTGAATGCCAGTGTCATCCCCGAGGGCCACTTCATTGACAACAAGAAGGCTTCAGAGAAGCTGCTTGGGTCAATTGATGTAAATCATGATGAGTACAAATTTGGACACACTAAGGTAAGCCCCTTGATTGCAACGACGTACTTTAGTAGTACTTTCAAATGATGGTCAGTGCATTTTGtctgttaaacaaaaaaggtatgtcagaaaatagagaaCTTGTCGACAATATTTTGTTACATAACCTGATCTTCATAAAAAGTTCTGTAAATAAGACATTTACACAATTGTGTTGGGGTACATGCTCTCTGAGTCATTTCTGGTTTAATGTTTAGAAAAGTGTATAGTGTGGACATGTTGTTAATTTCCATGTTCTCATTGATCAGGTGTTCTTCAAGGCCGGTCTGCTGGGTGTCCTAGAGGAGATGAGAGATGAAAAACTGGCATCTCTGGTCACCATGACACAGGCTTTGTGCCGTGGTTTCCTCATGAGAAGAGAGTTTGTGAAGATGACAGAGAGGAGGCACGTTGAAAACAATTTTGAGTCTACAGCCAAAGAATAAATGAAGAGTAACGTTGTCCCTAACAGCAACTTCTTTTCAACAGGGATGCTGTATTTACCATCCAGTACAATGTCCGCTCATTCATGAATGTCAAACACTGGCCATGGATGAAGGTGTACTACAAGATCAAGCCTTTGCTGAAGAGTGCTGAAACTGAGAAGGAGCTTGCATCTATGAAGGAGAACTTTGATAAGATGAAAACTGACTTGGCTGCGGCCCTGGCAAAGAAGAAGGAACTGGAAGAGAAGATGGTGTCCCTTCTGCAGGAGAAGAATGATCTGCAGCTGCAAGTAGCATCTGTAAGTACCCACCAACGGAGAGttctgcttttttatgtttttttatgttaatgtgcTAACATatctttttgaaaaactaaCTAGGAATCAGAGAATCTGAATGATGCTGAAGAGAGATGTGAGGGACTCATCAAGAGTAAGATTCAGCAGGAGGCCAAACTCAAAGAGACAACTGAGAGactggaggatgaagaggaaatCAACGCTGAGCTCACTGCCAAGAAGAGAAAGCTGGAGGATGAATGCTCTGAGCTCAAGAAGGATATTGATGACCTGGAACTTACCTTGGCcaaagtggaaaaagagaaacatgccACAGAGAACAAGGTTCGTAAATAATAATCTGTCCAGCTGATAAAGTAAGATTATAATGATGAACGTTTAAAGACAGAAATCTTCTTGCACACTTAGGTTAAGAACCTGACTGAGGAGATGGCCTCTCAAGATGAGAGCATTGCTAAGCTGACCAAGGAAAAGAAAGCCCTTCAGGAGGCTCATCAGCAGACTCTTGATGATCTGCaggcagaggaagacaaagtCAACACTCTGACCAAGGCCAAGACCAAGCTTGAGCAGCAAGTGGATGATGTAAGTTTACAAAGTCTCTTGGATTGGGAAAGCAAGAGCATTCCTCTTTAATGTGATGGTTAAAAACTCTTAATCGTATTTCTTAGCTCGAGGGTTCTCTGGAGCAAGAGAAGAAGCTCCGTATGGACCTTGAGAGAGCCAAGAGAAAGCTCGAGGGTGATCTGAAACTGGCCCAAGAATCCATCATGGATCTCGAGAATGACAAGCAGCAGTCTGATGAGAAGATCAAAAAGTAacgtaatttttttaatttgtacaaccatttttttttaaatggtagtCAACTGCATGAACTCTATGTACTTTATCTATAATTGTCACAGGAAGGACTTCGAAAACAGTCAGTTACTTAGCAAGATTGAAGATGAGCAGTCACTGGGTGCTCAGCTCCAGAAGAAGATCAAGGAGCTCCAGGTGACATATCGcattacacaaaacatttgtttccaaagttttgtattaaaagtgaaaatgtactGAAAGTCATCAAATCTATGTTCAACAGGCTCGTATTGAGGAACTGGAGGAGGAGATTGAGGCTGAGCGTGCTGCTCGTGCCAAGGTAGAGAAGCAGAGAGCTGACCTCTCCAGGGAACTTGAAGAGATCAGTGAGNNNNNNNNNNNNNNNNNNNNNNNNNNNNNNNNNNNNNNNNNNNNNNNNNNNNNNNNNNNNNNNNNNNNNNNNNNNNNNNNNNNNNNNNNNNNNNNNNNNNGGCTCAGTGGAGAACTAAGTACGAAACTGATGCTATCCAGCGCACTGAGGAGCTTGAGGAATCCAAGTgagtaacattaaaacaattcaATGGCCAGTTCGGAAGTGAAGCATTTTAGCACAACTCAAATACAATTCTCGCATTTAAACAGATTCTCTAAAcatgttatttaattatttgtattcattcattACAAAATTTTTTGGGGATTAAAGCATTGCTTCGATATATTCATCTAGGTTCTGAGACTatgtaataatttgtatttcATTCATGAAAGAATATCTGGAAAAAAGTAGTTTCAGTGGTAAACTAATCTTATCCTTTTCAAATAGGAAAAAACTCGCTCAGCGTCTTCAGGAGGCTGAAGAGCAGATTGAGGCAGTGAATTCCAAGTGTGCTTCTCTTGAGAAAACCAAACAGAGGCTCCAGAGTGAGGTGGAGGACCTCATGATTGATGTGGAGAGGGCCAATGGGCTGGCTGCCAACCTGGACAAGAAGCAGAGGAACTTTGACAAGGTAGCATTGTTTACTTTGTGTTGCCAAGCCatacaacaaattaaatatatatttatttttcctcatagTGCCACATAACCAACTGAACTGTATTAATTATGTTATTCAGGTGTTGGCAGAGTGGAAACAGAAGTACGAGGAGGGTCAGGCAGAGCTTGAGGGAGCACAGAAGGAGGCTCGTTCTCTCAGCACTGAGCTGTTCAAGATGAAGAACTCGTATGAGGAAtctctggatcagctggagaccATGAAGCGGGAAAACAAGAACCTGCAACGTACGTTCTACATTATGTAACAGCTACATTGTATtcaacacttgtttttcttatatTGTATTTAACTGTGTtaatataacatgtttttattttccgtTGTAAGGCTTAACAATATCCAACACATGTATCTCTCTGCAGAGGAGATCTCAGATCTGACTGAACAGATTGGTGAGACTGGCAAGAGCATCCATGAGCTGGAGAAGTCCAAGAAGCAGGTGGAGACCGAGAAGGCTGAGATCCAGACGGCTCTTGAAGAGGCTGAGGTACTATTTTTCTAGGGAAAATCAtggaaaaatatacaaaaaaataaaacatttaatggcgaaaatttatatttaattctttGATATTATTAGGGAACTCTGGAACACGAAGAGTCTAAGATCCTGCGTGTCCAGCTGGAACTCAACCAGATTAAGGGTGAGGTTGACCGGAAGCTGgcagagaaagatgaggagaTGGAGCAGATCAAGAGGAACAGCCAGAGGGTGATTGACTCCATGCAGACCACTCTGGATTCTGAGGTCAGGAGCAGAAACGATGCCCTGAGaatcaagaagaagatggagggagaccTGAATGAGATGGAGATTCAGCTGAGCCACGCCAATCGGCAGGCTGCTGAGTCCCAGAAGCAGCTGAGGAATGTGCAGGCGCAGCTGAAGGTATTTATAGAAAAAACAAGCTGTTGCACAGACTATGGTGAGTGCAGGTACATTTTGGcatttatgttaatattttcctgttattttttcacTAGGATGCACAACTGCACCTTGATGATGCTGTCAGAGCACAGGAAGACTTCAAGGAACAAGCTGCTATGGTGGATCGCAGGAACGGTCTGATGGTAGCTGAAATCGAGGAACTAAGAGCTGCTCtggaacagacagagagaagtcGCAAGTCAGCTGAACAGGAGCTGGTGGATGCCAGTGAGCGTGTTGGACTTCTGCACTCTCAGGTGAAAAAGCCCAATCATTTCTTTAGTAATTCAAAAATCTAATCACAAATAACGTGAAAGTCATTTACGTATTGACTAAAGtgcattttttgccttttagaACACAAGCCTTCTGAACTCCAAGAAGAAGCTCGAGTCTgacctggtccaggtccagagTGAAGTGGATGACACTGTTCAGGAAGCAAGAAATGCAGAGGAGAAGGCCAAGAAGGCCATCACTGATGTAGGTTTACaatccatttgttttactttcagtCCAATGACAAATTTCTCTATAACATCCTATGCTGTTTCTTCTAGGCTGCTATGATGGCTGAGGAGCTGAAGAAGGAGCAGGATACCAGCGCTCACctggagaggatgaagaagaacctGGAGGTTGCTGTTAAGGACCTGCAGCACCGCCTGGATGAAGCTGAGAACTTGGCCATGAAGGGTGGCAAGAAGCAGCTCCAGAAACTTGAGTCCAGGGTATGATAGTCACATTGAGAATTTGCACAACTAAACTAAAAGGCTTTGGGAAAAGAAAGACGGATacttattgtcttgttttttgaaGGTGCGTGAACTGGAGGCAGAGGTCGAGGCTGAGCAGAGACACGGAGCAGATGCCATTAAGGGTGTCCGTAAATATGAGAGGAGGGTGAAGGAGCTCACCTATCAGGTACAGTCACTTTGACAGTtaccatatacagtacaataatgACCGAAAATATTTACCATAGAAAACACTCATGCAAATCTTTACTGTCTGTTACAGACTGAGGAGGACAAGAAAAACGGTGCCAGGCTGCAGGATCTGGTTGACAAATTGCAGCTGAAGGTCAAGGCCTACAAGAGGCAGGCTGAGGAGGCGGTAAGGACAAAACAGAACGTTTGACAATATCTCctattattttaatgtacaataGCACTACGGATCTTgttgaacatttacatttttttctgtcttgtattTCAGGAGGAGCAGGCCAACGTCCATCTTTCCAAGTGCAGGAAGGTTCAGCAtgagctggaggaggctgaggagcGCGCTGACATCGCAGAGTCCCAGGTCAACAAGCTGAGGGCAAAGAGCCGGGACTCTGGCAAGGTAAATATAAACGCCGGTTTAGTGGAAAATAACCAACTAAGCAATTATTGtttgatgtgtatatatactgtatatatcgaTATGTTAGAGCAAATTATTCACAGTATTATATTCACCTTATAAAGCATTAGGTTATATACTTTAAAATGAACCGGTCAAAATTATTTTCCCCTATAGCTTATTCAAACaaaccattttttgtttcttacagGGAAAAGAAGCAGCAGAGTAAAACACACAAGAGTTTGGCTGTATTGAATCATATAATATGAAATAATTCTTGCCgaaataataaaagtgaatCTGTTGATATTAAATTCTGTCTGTAATACTTTCATCGCTTCGCTTCTCTCAAAGGTAGATTTTTTTGGGACATGAAAAACGCTAAAAACATCCTTAACACTTGAGGTGAAGGTGAACAATATTGGCAGTTAAGTAAGAATACATACAACGAGAAAAAAGCAAAGGTTTTCCTAAACTGGAACACagtcacaaaaaacaataattaaagctgcaagcagcaatgaaCGGGCACTCGCCTCCTAGCAGGTACTGGCAGACACCAATCTTTGCGGCAGTGCATTTGCGCGGCgctcagacactgcaaatccAAAGATTGATTTAGCTGCAGcagctttctgtgtgtgtgcttctgtctctctgtgaccCAACCTGCTCCTTCCTTAAAAAGCTTCCATATGGATTAATTTTAAAAGTCTGcgtttttgtcaaataaagagaGAGCACGAGGCCTTCTATACCTAGATCCAGATAAGTTTACCACTACTAATCTGAACTAATGACACGATCACTGTCACTagatagaaaaaaaacgttgacTTTCCCTCAGTGCTACCGAAAAAAAAGTATAGACTGTATGCATTGCTGCGATGGCACTGTTGCGTTGCTAAATGATAGCACCTCACCAGGAGACTTACCCAACTCTCagcaattcctcatttgccctctcatGTGTGTCAGGTTCAAAATTACACAACAGCTGGcctttccacctcttcctcaCCCCAGTCAGTCGCCATAATTCTAGTACTAGGCTGAAGCTACTCTCCCCAATGCGACGTCATCAACCAAATTGAgttaaaaataactgtgaataccaaaaatggcaaaaaatggCCTTTAACAATATTgagacatttataaaaattatatacatatcttgagaTAGTTTTTTACCCAGGGGTGGTTTTTACCCTTTTACAGCCTTTTAATGGTTCAAAAGTTATGAAGGGGGCGTGTTCTGTGTACAAGGGTGTGGATAGAGTATAGAGGCCGGCTCAAtgtcacatgtagaccacacattcttagtttcatgtaaatctgaATAACGTTTACCAAGATACAACCACTCCTGTTTTAACAGCCACCCACAGGAAGTTGGTCCTCTATAACTTGAGCATTGTGTAAGCTTTCAAAATTCTTTTGATAGCTTTTTGTCACGTAGGTTGACCGAGTCTAAATCACAGTTTTCATGCAGATTGAACTCACAGCCCGGAAGGAGTTAGACAAAGTATGGTTCCACTATGTcaaagctatttttttatttaaattagaatAATTCTAACAGCAACATCTAAATGCCAATTCACTCAAGATTTGGCATGGATGCTTAAGCCACTATGCGGAACAACTGTGTCATGATTGGTGGCAATCTGAATAAATATTGGGCAGATAAGCAACTTCCTCTTTAAACAGCCCCAGACAGGATGTTGGTCCTCTGTAACTTGCAAATTCTTTGGATACATTTTTGTCATGAGTGTCAGTAGATAGAACCTGCAAAGATTCAAGAAGATTGCAATCACAGcctaggaggagtttgaaagaatgtaaaacacatgaaaattcATAAGGTCAATATGGCCGCCTTTCTGTTGGGCGGAGCTGATGAAGGTAAATGGGAAATGTGTCCGTAAATATGTCCGTAATGACAATGGGCCCTAATTACATAATCTAAGATGAGCACTGACTGGTGCGCAATCTTTGGACATTTAGACAGCAAAATAAACTCTGGACATCTAGAACCACAACTTAGGATCTAATAGAAAGCAGTAGTTTGGCTAACACCaagaaatataacaaaacagAGTTTCTGCTGATTTTCAAGTCAACTGCCCGGCTAAAGAATCTACTACACAGATGGACAATGCCAACCCTCCTACTTCCAAACAACAGATAGATCCACCACACACAAAATGGGCGAGCTACAAATATACACAGGACTGCTGCGTTCTGATTTTCACAATAGCCTGGCTGAGCGCACTTATCAATAGCAACTAAAAGCTAGCCAGCTCTAGCTGCTAACCAAGCTACCCACCGGCAAGAACAAGAAAGGCTAGGTTAatcaaaacaatgtctgatttaaaaacgcatcttgatgttacgtaagggccctgcttatgttgtacagacattaaTTGGGCACAGgagcatttgctatttaaatgatgCGAGGACTGTGCCAGGTGCTAGATAGGGCCGCAGACGGTTGGGTGTATTATTTCAAAACTCAGTACAATCTTGAATTTTTGTGGCTGGATGCATAAGATAACGTATCAAAATCAACCAAAGACAAATAGTCAGTAGTGGCCCATAGGGGTTCATAGGGGGCGGCAACAATAGCTGTTAAAATAGTAGtattttgccaaataaatatttactgtttttacatTGGTGTTTTAGGGGAATTTTCAACCCCTCTCAGCAGATTACTTTCACACTATAATATTGTATTGAACTGTGGCAATGAGCCTGTTAAAGAGCTTTTGATTTAGTACAGTGGTGTCACGGTATATCCAAAAATGTACTattatgaaaaaagtgtttggCATTTGATGTAAGCATCAAACGTCATAGCAAAGACTCTTTTTCTCCATAGTGGAACCGGATTTTCGGTACCCAACCCAAGTCATGTGAGCAATcaacatagacagacagacatagacatTGACAGTAATCATTCAAAGCCATAGACACAGACAGTGAGCATTGACATAGACAGTAAGCATGGCCAGTGAGCATAGACAGACAGTAAGCATAGACATTGACACACAGACGGACAGCAAACCTTTTGACTTAATTTTGGCTCAACTGGAATCCCATTCCAAGTGTGGTTCTATGTTTCACAGAAGGCAATCATTTGAACAAGTCTCAGAATACGCTGAATCCTACGGTGATAGGGTCAGAAGATAGCTGAGAGATGTGTGTGACATAGGCGTGGGAAGTGGGGGTGCTGGAagtgcagcagcagcctctAGTGGCAAAGCTTTAAAACTGCGATGAAAATTAAATGATGCCTTAAAAAGTATTGACAGTAGTGAATGAATgctgtaaatatattttattattattctctttatttattgcAGGGGGGGCTTATACAGTATGGAGATGCAACATTAGTTATTCTCCCAAAACAGTGCGATTATCCACCCAGCCCCCCAGTTTCCACACAGTGTCCAACACAAAAGACGACCAAACAGTAACAGGGAGAGCCCACTTTTGGATGATCTGGATATTTAGGGTCTCATGGCAGAGGTTATTATCCTAATTCCACAGCACAAATCTAAGTTTGGTGTACCGAAATCACGTAGAGACACAGTGTATTacatttttgcagctttttccTGCCGCTGTGCAGGCCCAGAAGGTGGCCTATATTTAGCCTAGTATGAATGTGATTTATTGTATGTCTG contains:
- the LOC117935198 gene encoding myosin heavy chain, fast skeletal muscle-like, translating into MSTDAEMAIYGKAAVYLRKPERERIEAQTAPFDAKSACYVADVKELYLKAKIIKKDGGKVTVEVLDTKEERTVKEDDVYPMNPPKYDKIEDMAMMTHLNEASVLYNLKERFAAWMIYTYSGLFCATVNPYKWLPVYDSECVSAYRGKKRMEAPPHIFSVSDNAFQFMLTDRENQSVLITGESGAGKTVNTKRVIQYFATISVGGPKRDESKGSLEDQIIAANPLLEAYGNAKTIRNDNSSRFGKFIRIHFGTTGKLASADIETYLLEKSRVTYQLSDERGYHIFFQMMTGHIPAILEMALITTNPYDFPMCSMGQIAVASIDDKVELEATDNAIDILGFTGEEKVSIYRMTGAVLHHGNMKFKQKQREEQAEPDGTEEADKVAYLLGLNSADMLKALCYPRVKVGNEYVTKGQTVPQVMNAVPALAKSIYERMFLWMVVRINQSLDTKQARQFYIGVLDIAGFEIFDFNTLEQLCINFTNEKLQQFFNHTMFVLEQEEYKKEGIIWDFIDFGMDLAACIELIEKPMGIFSILEEECMFPKATDTSFKNKLYDQHLGKNKAFEKPKPAKGKIEAHFSLVHYAGTVDYNIAGWLDKNKDPLNDSVIQLYQKSPVKLLAVLYPPVVEETGGAKKGGKKKGGSMQTVSSQFRENLGKLMTNLRSTHPHFVRCLIPNESKTPGLMENFLVIHQLRCNGVLEGIRICRKGFPSRILYADFKQRYKVLNASVIPEGHFIDNKKASEKLLGSIDVNHDEYKFGHTKVFFKAGLLGVLEEMRDEKLASLVTMTQALCRGFLMRREFVKMTERRDAVFTIQYNVRSFMNVKHWPWMKVYYKIKPLLKSAETEKELASMKENFDKMKTDLAAALAKKKELEEKMVSLLQEKNDLQLQVASESENLNDAEERCEGLIKSKIQQEAKLKETTERLEDEEEINAELTAKKRKLEDECSELKKDIDDLELTLAKVEKEKHATENKVKNLTEEMASQDESIAKLTKEKKALQEAHQQTLDDLQAEEDKVNTLTKAKTKLEQQVDDLEGSLEQEKKLRMDLERAKRKLEGDLKLAQESIMDLENDKQQSDEKIKKKDFENSQLLSKIEDEQSLGAQLQKKIKELQARIEELEEEIEAERAARAKVEKQRADLSRELEEITKYETDAIQRTEELEESKKKLAQRLQEAEEQIEAVNSKCASLEKTKQRLQSEVEDLMIDVERANGLAANLDKKQRNFDKVLAEWKQKYEEGQAELEGAQKEARSLSTELFKMKNSYEESLDQLETMKRENKNLQQEISDLTEQIGETGKSIHELEKSKKQVETEKAEIQTALEEAEGTLEHEESKILRVQLELNQIKGEVDRKLAEKDEEMEQIKRNSQRVIDSMQTTLDSEVRSRNDALRIKKKMEGDLNEMEIQLSHANRQAAESQKQLRNVQAQLKDAQLHLDDAVRAQEDFKEQAAMVDRRNGLMVAEIEELRAALEQTERSRKSAEQELVDASERVGLLHSQNTSLLNSKKKLESDLVQVQSEVDDTVQEARNAEEKAKKAITDAAMMAEELKKEQDTSAHLERMKKNLEVAVKDLQHRLDEAENLAMKGGKKQLQKLESRVRELEAEVEAEQRHGADAIKGVRKYERRVKELTYQTEEDKKNGARLQDLVDKLQLKVKAYKRQAEEAEEQANVHLSKCRKVQHELEEAEERADIAESQVNKLRAKSRDSGKGKEAAE